From Bacteroidota bacterium:
TTCAATTCATCCGTAATAAAATCATATCCATATCTGCTTTCCGTTTTAAGCGGGGGGAACTCCCTGCTTTGTGCATTGACCTGTAAGATCTCCACCCCAAAAGGAGAGGAACAAATGAATTCTTTTGGCAGTTCTATGACCTTATTGACCAAGGAGGATGAAACAGGATAGTTGTCGTACAACAAGACTTTTGAACCATCGGCAAAATGGTTGATGATCCTGACATTGCAAGGATGATTCACCCTGAGATAGAATTTTAGCGTATCCCCTTCCACAAATACCGGACTATCATCTCCTTTATTGGTCCACACATCCAGCTTCAATCCACCTTCTGTAATTTCGTCTTTGGTGAACGCCATCCTGCTTTCCTGTGCTTCGGTGAAGTTCTCCGGCTTCCAGGAAAGGTTTTGTTCCTGCAGCCATTTTACAGGAAGGTATCCATCGATACTGGCCAAAGGCTTACCGGATGAGGATTCGCGGAGTATGGCCAGGATTCTGAGCCTGGTTCCATCCTCCCAGTAGGTGCCGGTCAGAATGTAGTTGATATCCTTATGGTTTCCTGAGAATTCCATTTCGCTCACAATCGGATAGTTTCCTGAACGGATCAATTCCTGTTCCAGCTCGTTTTTTAACCTGCGGGAAAAAGGGCTTCCCATGCGTGTATCTTCAAAAGTAAAATTGGAAAGCAGCACCGGGGAAGAAAATTTGCCTGTCTGGGATTTTAAGCCGTCAACCATGAAACGGCAGACCTCCTCAAGATCCAGTTGTTCGCTCCTGTAAATCTCCTCTATTGCTGTTTTTACTTTACGGTTATATGAGTATATCTCCTCAGAGTTTATTTGCGAAGCGCTCAGGAGTATAATCATTGCCATGG
This genomic window contains:
- a CDS encoding DUF4384 domain-containing protein, with the protein product YLEKIREHIVLAEQYTRQNNESKAMQEYFSCMPLLRESEEAMAMIILLSASQINSEEIYSYNRKVKTAIEEIYRSEQLDLEEVCRFMVDGLKSQTGKFSSPVLLSNFTFEDTRMGSPFSRRLKNELEQELIRSGNYPIVSEMEFSGNHKDINYILTGTYWEDGTRLRILAILRESSSGKPLASIDGYLPVKWLQEQNLSWKPENFTEAQESRMAFTKDEITEGGLKLDVWTNKGDDSPVFVEGDTLKFYLRVNHPCNVRIINHFADGSKVLLYDNYPVSSSLVNKVIELPKEFICSSPFGVEILQVNAQSREFPPLKTESRYGYDFITDELNVILAKTRGFKPVTNEDLRAENRIVVTTMNDSD